In Pyrenophora tritici-repentis strain M4 chromosome 6, whole genome shotgun sequence, the DNA window ATGCCTCTGCGGCGGCACCTTCCTCCATCTCGCGTGGCTTTACCACCTCGAACACGCACTTGGCCATCGAGGGGTCACAGATGAGTTCCGCCAGTGCTGTCAAATCGCCAGAGTGAATCCCCCTGGCCCCATCATTTCTCCAGATCGCCATCCAAACACTGTCGTATACATCGATGTGGACTTTCCTTAGCCACTTCATCTGAGAGCCTAGTCCCAAGCACCACTCCTTGTAGCAAAGGTAGTGACCAGCTTTAAAGCTCAGCTCGGTTGACCTAACGAACACAAAAGTGTTGTTGCTATACAAGATCGTGGCGGCTTCGTGATATAACTGGCGGCAGGTCAGGAAGAGGGTTATGCCCTTGCAGATATCGCGGTACTTCTCAGTCTGGACTGGTACCATGAACGTCTGAGGGGGTCTGCTGTCGTCCTCCTCGTCCTCCGACAGGTCGTCGTCAAAGATGTCAGGGATGTCGGGCAACGTATACTTCATCTCCAGCCTGATGGGCTCGGCGGATTCGAAGATGTTGGCCATTATCATGGCGCGGATTTCGGCGGAGAGGTCGAGGAAGCGGGACGGGCCGGCGTGGTTCGTGGCTGCTCTTGTCCGCGGGATTTCGATGGGTGTTGGGGACATGTTGGTAGGTTTCGGTGGGATAGGATCGGGTTGGTTGAGCGTGGTGTGTGGTTCAAGTTAACTCTCGGGAGAGAAGGTGGAGGGTAGTAGAAGAGGCGCTAAGCGGTTATCTTGTTAGCAGTAGTCTCGTTCGCAGTCGAGCGTACTAACAGTTGAGCGTTTTGTTTATTTGTCTCGGTCACAGTTGAGCTCGAGCTTGTGGGGAGACAACTGGTAGGGGGGTAGGGGGGTATAAATGGGGCCTGGGAGAGCTGGAAGCACGTGTTCAATTCAAGCCCTCCGCGCGTGATGACGTTTCACCCACAGCGTGCGGTGCGGTGCGTCACTTGTATGAGTTCTGCCCAATTCGGCAGTGGGTTCTTCCATACTGGGCGTTGTAGGATTATAAGAATGTGTTCTGAGAATGTGTTGTAAGAATACGATGCAACTGACTCCTCAACGACTCTGGTCGCCCAGGCTTGGGCATCTGCTCGATCGTTGAGTCGCTGCGTCAACAAGGCTTTCAGATGTGGTAGTTTTGGAGGATACCTCAGTTAAATTGTCCCATAGTCCAGGTCGCTCTACTTCGAAAGACGAATGAGATCTTGGGGTCCCTGTTGATTAACAATGTGTTCCTACAGGAGCCCAGTTCCCGGCCAGCGATGCCACCATCCCTGGATGTGTTCGTGGAGATAGAGAAGAAGATATACTGCTTGATAATAATAGCTTATAAGAAGTAATATGTGTAGAACTAGATTTTCTGTGCAGAGCCTCAGAGATATAAGTGCTCATCTATGGTTTGGGATATGCAAGTACTTTGTCGCTTCCTTCTGTGATTGTCTTGTTTAGACTTGTTCACAATCACGACTATCAAGCTCTTGTTGGATGGGTATGGCAATAGTCAAAATTATGCAAGCGTCTGAGCTACTGTATCGTGTTATACCAGCTTAGGATACTAGATAAGGAGGCAAATGTGTTGTTAGAGGCAAGTGTCAAAAAAGCTCAGTAGAGTTCTCCTCAAAACCGTCGGTGGCTCTTCAATTTGGTACACAGGAATGGGGACTGTGATACTATAGAGGAGATAGAAATTTCTCGTAGGAGATGTGATTGTTGAAAGCGCTGTGAATTACACAGTTTGTCACTTCACTATATTAATACTCCACTTCGACAATCATAAAGATCGAATATTAAAAGTTGCTCATAGGCTTGATACGCAAAGCTTATGTCTAAAAACCAAGAATTAAGCCGCAATAAGAGCGTTTGGTGTCAGTATAGAGGATGTGAACGTATCAGGTGACTGACTCGACAACAGTTTTTAAAGTGCGCTTTCCCCCGCCCGATGCAGTAGTAGCTCACTACTTTCAGACTCTATACTTTCTATATATATGCAAAGTAAGTGATATCAATGCTTAGCAGTAGCAGATTTTCACAACGCGGTGTTTGTAGCAGCAGTTCAAAAAAGCAGCTAAGGTGCTATCCCAACACCTCTATACTTTCTATATATTTATTATCGGCAGTCCTGAGAAAAGCTTGTTCAAATGGAATTCCGCGAAACGGCAGTGAAATTATGTGCACGGGCCTCAACAGGGCAAGCGCGTGGTCTGCTGCCTGTTGCCTGCGGGGAGAAGGTGATTCACGGTCACCCACCCAGGTGATAGTTGCGAGAAGCTTAGACTCGGTAAGCGAGCGGTCAATTACGTATGTATCGCGCACGAACTACACCGCACACAGACTATATACGTACCACTCAATATATAAAGTCCCTGCGACCCACTCAAAACTTACCCAACGCCACTCTCCTCAGGCGACCAGAAACGGATAAGTGAGGATACGAATCGACTCTACAGCGGCGGCCCAACGCTCACAATCATGGCCACGATTCGGAGTCCAAAGTCTGGCCGCAAAACCATGTCGACGCCGACGAACCCTGCAGCCCCGCACTTCCTCACTCTACCCGCCGAGGTTCGCAATCTGATCTATGAACATCTATTCCGAACCTATGAGAAGATCGAGATACATCCTCGTGATGAAGAAGCCACCTCTGGTTTTAGTGGTCCTACTCCTCTAACACAGCCCcccatcttcttcttctcaaaAGCGGATTGTATCTCTCTATTCGTCTCCTGTCGTCAGGTCTACCACGAGTCGACATCTCTACTACTGCACAGCAATACCTGGATCATTCCTAGGGTTTATCCAGCATGGTACCAGAGACCGCGTTCGCAAATGACTGATTTGGCGGATTGGATAGAGAAACTTGGCTCCAGTGCAACAATGCTACGAAAAGTCGTGATCAACTGGCAGTGGACTTATCCGAGGTTCGATGATCCTTGGTCAGGCTATGATACCAAGGAAATGTCCGACTTCGTTCAGATGGGTGCCTTGGTAAAGGCTCTCTGGGCAAACAAAAACGCAAAGTTTGAGATCGAGTTTGTTATACCCGAAGACACCAAATATGGGTCATCAGCGGCACTCAACACTATGGCTATCAGCAATATCTTGTGTACACTTCGGCAAGACTCACATGATCTGGAGAAGTATGGAAGCCAGATCCACAACATCTGCGTTGCTCGGGATGGTTCGGAGGGCTTCGTTCAGTTCAATCACGACTACAAAAACCCACTCGCCATAGAGAACTCCTATACAAGCGCTTTCTCTGTCTTCGACAATGGTAGGACTCTGGCTCTTATACCGGCCACCAAGCCCGAATTGATGACGCTGCCGGAGCATTTGAGAGAACGCATCTTGTATCCAATCGGTCTCACGTCCCCAGCTTATCAACCCAATTCCGAAGGATGTGGTGACGACATATACCCACAAGTCTGTTTCGATCTGGACTTGAAGACAACTGAGGGTGCTTCACCAATCTTGACCTTGCTGAACTCGTCCCTTCGGTCTCAGTATCATCGTGCGTTCTGGTTCCATAACCAACATTCCATCAAGATGAGATCCGAAATTTCGCCCACTGATTTCGATCATTTCGAGAAACTACGTCGGTTCCTATGCATAGCACCTATCACCAGTCGTCCCTGGGCTATGGGTGGTAGATTCTCTTCCTCTGGTACCAGCACAGATAACCCCTTGGAGTTCCTTCTACAATTCCAGCTACAAGACGCCACTACCTTGGGCGATCTTCGGGTAAATATGCTCGACTTCCTAAGGGTAACTTCTGCCTGTGGTCATTATCCATCATCGATTACGTTCAGGATCGCAAACGGCGATGGAACTACGCAGTCTCAGGCCTCGATGGAACTGGATAGATTCCGAGAGTTTGCCACCATCGCTCTGACGGAATTCGACCGAGTATTTCCTGGAAACCTATACAAGCTGTGCCCTAACATCTGGGTCAATGGCTACGGTAGGATAGTCCAAGTCGAGCTCGACGGAAATTCGTTCAATCCCTGGGAGTTCATGAGGGACTGGTGGTTCCTAGATCGTCCGAATCACGGTCCGAATGAACGAATGAAGCTTTGTCAACTCTATGGGACCAGTACAGGAGACGACGACATCGACTTCAGTGACTGGTGGTGGTATGAAGCTTACAGGCCATCGGAAGATACGTGCTACGATGGTACCCTGAGTTGCTATCTTGGCTACCTCCAGCACGTCTGCCTTCATGATCACCCCGCTTACTGGGCTGACTCTTACTTCGCACTGCCTGAGCCTTGAGGACGTTCTTCCCAGCTCCCCAACATCATGCAGGTTGCGTATGAGTTGTGGCATTGCAGGAACACTCATGCATAAGCACTTCGAAGTTTGCATCATAATCATCAGGATTGACAGAGCAGTGATTGGAATATGGACATCACATGTAGGGCTCTTGAATTTGCGCATGCTTGGCGGAGGATACACACGGATTCGGCTCTAGATAGAAGTAAAAACCTGATGAATCAACCATTTCCCAAATTTGAAGGCTTACCCTACGCTTCGACCTCCCCGTATGATGTATTCATCAAACGCCCACAGAAAATATCCAGGAAACGCAACTATTCCATGCAAGTCTCATCACAAGCACACAGCTACGACGTAAATATGTCACACACTGCACCGAGTTCTATTCGTTACGCGTATCTGCAAATACAACAGTCGTGGTCCACTTCTCCACAGTATAACCGTACCCGTACTTGACGTATCAAAGTGGGGAACCGACAATTACATAGTTTGACGACAGCTCTACCGAGCATTTTGACCCTACTTCCCTTTAGTCTTCATCATTCTTTCTACTCAGCCAGCAACATACCCCCCGCCCTCCCTTAATCATCAAATCCCCTCATAGCACACTCAACCCTACCACCACCCCAATAACTCTCTCAAGGATATATGCTTGAATGCTTCTAGGCTAACAAAGAGCACGGGATGATTCATGATTGTAACATCAACATCACGATAAGGTTAGCTAGAGACAAAGAATCGATTAACTGGAGTGTTACAGTCTACGTGCGCTTCAAACGTCTGTGTCGTCAGCGCTTCCAGAGTCTGAAGACAGGTACGCGGAGATGTTCAATCATGGATTGTATCCCAAATTATGGGTTGGGCGGCTACGCAGACGTTTTGGGAATCAATTCCGAGGGTGAACACAACGCTGGTGACTTTTCAAACTATGCAGAAGAAGGTGGCGATGACTGGGATTGAGTCGACAGGGGTGCCATAGTGTGGATAGCGATTGTAGGGTCAACACCGATCTTCAGTGGAGGCATCATCTATAGATGGATGATGTAATTATTCTATAATCTATTTATTTATACACAATCGACGGGACTGCTCCCCCATTCAAGCCGTGTCGCTGTCCTTTGGTGATATTTCCTCCGTGACGCGAACTTCGTGGCTTCCTTCCAGCTCTGAAAGGACGATCCAAGTAGGGAAGATGCATAATACGGTGATACCAAAGTTGAGACCGATGCTGACAAAGTGGTTTGCATCACCTTCTGATTGCATACTATGGTATTTGTTAGTCGACGTTACGTCATAATAAGTGGTGGAAGAAGAACTTACGCCCAGGCAACGGTCTGGCCCAGTGCCTCTACACCTCTCAGAATACCAGTGAGATGGCTGAGATTACTCAGATCTGTCGCGTATTGTCCTACTAGCCAATAAAGAAACTGCTGGAAAGCCTGGCCACCAAATTGCCAAAAGAAGACCAGCGCGTAACTCTTCCCAAAGCCGCCATTGAACCAATCGAATATCGGGGCCTCCGATGCGTCGTAGAATTGTTTCTGAAGGATTGTCGCCCAAATCCATGTACCGATAAGGAGAGTGACGATGCAGAGGAATGCTATGCGACCGCGGACTTTGATGTGGATTTTCGGGTTGTCGAGCAAAAACGCGATGATGAACGAGGAGAAGATGCCGGCGAAGTTTGTGAAGAAGCTGGAGAATGCGCGCGCTCGGACGGTAAAGTACGTTGTCAACCAAGTGCTCATGAAGCCGTTGTAGAAGTAGCTGATAAAGAAGGCGGGGAGCAGAAGCAAGATGCGTCGGCTGACGAATAGCCTGCCGACAGCCTTGAACTCGCCGAGCCAGGTTGCCGCACGCTCAGTGACGATTCTCGTGCCATCTTTTCTCCAGACCTTGTGTGCAGGCGACAGGCACAGGGCGACAGGGAGTCCAAGGCACATAATGACGATGAAGACGATGTATGTAGTAGAGGAAACCGATCCTGTCGTCTTCCGGTTTGCGTTCAGGCCTAGGTTAATGGAACCTCCAACAATCGGTCCAAGGGCCTTTGCTGTCTGCCATACAGCGAGGTAAAATGCGCGATCTCCAGGTGATGGGTATCCGATGATAATCGCAGCTTCGGCAGCCCAGAAGAATCCAGCGGAGATGCCACAGAGAGCACTGCCGAAGAGCATGAACCAGGTGTTTGCCGAGACGTTGTTGGTGTATAGACCTGCGCCGTACAATGGGTAACCGATTGCTCCCAATGCAAGTCCATATTTTAGGCCAATCCTGTTGTTGATAGCTCCAGCAGCCACACAGACAACTGCGAAGAGCCCGTATACCAAAGCGTTCGCGGCAGACACCGCGTAGGGCTCAGCGGCTCCGCCAGCACCTAGTCCACCGAGCGCATCCCACATGCCCGGGGCCGTGAAGGAAACTCCACATGCAACCAGAATCTGGAAAGGTACGGAACGGAAGAACGGTCCAGAAGCCTTGATGGAGTCTGAAGACCCAGACAAGGAGGCGGACGACATGACGGCGTGGGGAAAAGTGAAAAGAGGATGAAGAGGCGAAGAGCCCCCAGACCGCGTGGAGACTACATAATTTATGACTTCGGACAAGATGTGCTATGCTTGGCAGCTTTGACTCCAATTTTTTCTCCTTAGTTGATGATGGTTGAGGGCGATCGAGACGTTTGATGTTCACCATTTTCTATGGGGCGAGCACGACATCTGCGCTAAAAGACAGGGCTAAACCGTTTTGGGCTGACTGCGTCCCGCCCTCGGACCCTTCCGACATAACATCGTTCAACTTTTCTCGTGGCTTTACCAGGGCTGTCACGGCTTCTGTCGGTTTGAGGACTTGTTCCGTGAGAATGCCCGATTTCAGATATAACGCGGGAAGCACGTTGTGTCGAAATTTCGCGTGGCGCTCACACGTATCGGCGTTGCATTGGGCGGGAAGTTGATGGACAATCACTGTTCACTCATCTTACGTACTCAGCCGTGCTATCGTTCATCCATTCAATATACTAGCTAATTTGGAACTGCAGTGGTTACTCAGTGCCAATGTCACCGACTTTGTCGGCTCGATACAGGTCTATCAATTTTGTTCAAAGAAACATTTCCTCGCAAAGTAATCGTCGCTGGACGACATCATCATGTTTGAAGACCTCTTCGCTACCGCTTGAAGATATCGGAAATAGGTACTGAGCTTCCCAATAGAGTGCGGGGAAGAGTCTCCATCCACCATGGGCCGATTCTTTCCTTCCCAATATTCTCTACCGTGATGTGCCTCAACAGCCTCTATTGAAGGGAGTTGCACGTATTCCTCAGTTCCAAGTATTGACTCTGAGTCTAGCATTATGGTGTACTTTAGACGGCCGACATTCCCGTTTCCATCAATGTCGAATTCGAACACATCGCCGTTGGCTATCCGGCGGTTGGTGCTGACCGCATGCGACAGAAGCTCTAGGATACGAGCTCGGATGTCTCGTAGGGTGACGGTGTTTTCCTCAGTCTTTGTAACTCCGTCCACCGTAGATGAGACTTTGAAGCGAACAAAGCATTTCCGGCCGTCAAGGTGCGATGCGATCCGGATCAGGTGCTTTGCGTCGATTCGAACATCGGCCAGTGTCATTGCCCGATCATACTCGAAATTGAGCTCGATGGTGATGTTTTGGTGTGTGCCTCTG includes these proteins:
- a CDS encoding MFS-1 multi-domain protein, giving the protein MSSASLSGSSDSIKASGPFFRSVPFQILVACGVSFTAPGMWDALGGLGAGGAAEPYAVSAANALVYGLFAVVCVAAGAINNRIGLKYGLALGAIGYPLYGAGLYTNNVSANTWFMLFGSALCGISAGFFWAAEAAIIIGYPSPGDRAFYLAVWQTAKALGPIVGGSINLGLNANRKTTGSVSSTTYIVFIVIMCLGLPVALCLSPAHKVWRKDGTRIVTERAATWLGEFKAVGRLFVSRRILLLLPAFFISYFYNGFMSTWLTTYFTVRARAFSSFFTNFAGIFSSFIIAFLLDNPKIHIKVRGRIAFLCIVTLLIGTWIWATILQKQFYDASEAPIFDWFNGGFGKSYALVFFWQFGGQAFQQFLYWLVGQYATDLSNLSHLTGILRGVEALGQTVAWAMQSEGDANHFVSIGLNFGITVLCIFPTWIVLSELEGSHEVRVTEEISPKDSDTA